In one Hymenobacter sp. DG25B genomic region, the following are encoded:
- a CDS encoding GNAT family N-acetyltransferase, translating to MSSPLQIVVAKRTAAVAAQLAELGRQTFHETFAADNKPEDMVAYLEANFGPEQQMAELQNPAVVFLLAYMQQVPVGYAKLLIGSELGIAEGKSPADRLEIERLYVLEDWIGTGLGATLMRRAIEEARQQNCRSVVLGVWEKNERAIEFYRRFGFKTIGEHAFQVGTDIQNDLILRKGL from the coding sequence ATGTCTTCCCCCCTGCAAATTGTAGTGGCCAAGCGCACCGCGGCCGTAGCAGCGCAGCTGGCCGAACTAGGCCGCCAGACGTTTCACGAAACCTTTGCCGCTGATAACAAGCCCGAAGACATGGTGGCTTACCTGGAAGCCAACTTTGGCCCGGAGCAGCAAATGGCCGAGCTGCAGAACCCAGCGGTGGTGTTCCTGCTGGCTTATATGCAGCAGGTGCCCGTAGGCTATGCTAAGCTGCTCATCGGCTCCGAGCTGGGTATTGCCGAAGGTAAATCCCCCGCCGACCGCCTGGAAATTGAGCGGCTGTACGTGCTTGAAGACTGGATTGGCACAGGCTTGGGTGCCACGCTGATGCGCCGCGCCATTGAAGAAGCCCGCCAGCAAAACTGCCGGAGCGTGGTGCTGGGCGTATGGGAGAAAAACGAGCGGGCTATTGAGTTTTACCGCCGCTTCGGTTTTAAAACTATTGGCGAGCATGCCTTCCAGGTAGGGACTGATATCCAGAACGACCTGATTCTGCGCAAAGGCCTGTAA